In Haliotis asinina isolate JCU_RB_2024 chromosome 15, JCU_Hal_asi_v2, whole genome shotgun sequence, one DNA window encodes the following:
- the LOC137265964 gene encoding protein mono-ADP-ribosyltransferase PARP9-like isoform X2, whose protein sequence is MTTEISQSNMGIPFDTKINNTPMDINCKDNHDNGQDKDSGIQTPSSADSLRQEPTYPAVNDISSGNKFKHHVILCSGSGTREAEAIQSNLNVDTGKVPISVCNDRTGVFNNIPPSDTALYIVVDSPMCDILMKGRRLPDSVYDFFEEFPKSSKVYLKNALPPQEHWRYDGLRCQLPQDCVREYKEVFISCRQTPDRDEGHRPGESESGAESMESVASIDDDVVDEDEDEDDNDEEGSDVFPTEHIQIGSNCTMNITPHPSGELMMRQDGTQNTMNVQIVPGETMSKVLVVINAEPLDPDFDRLLLREMTGQMGVININLQSQNAQVVRFSPGSVIVEIDLKPGQTVGPEWIKTLLGNLFNKTVKSCIPTGTNLRVDIKSKVCLPVQNLEPYLTEMSSNIHEGCVARQKYEELAKELEELRKSDTSGQRLSVHVISGDITTEKTDAIVNSTNTKLKLSEGKLSKSILKAGGPSIQKECSTQYPAGLETGVVGKTGGGSLACENIYHVVLPNIWNNYGKVVYECFRSIITKILQQADSDGQRVISIPPIGTGERHYKPDIVADIMFDVCRRFRSKSLTHVRLVVMPEFAEVHKAFMAVSKTYEHEHSHTEKAPMTSELSASSSKAFIPDGKQTEVKGVIEVIPHTGDITALEVDAVVSSTNPYLNLRNGVLSMAILKKAKGVIEEELRANYPDGITEGQVAFTSGGQSQWKQLYFTVLRQWEDSEELKNSFFQVIMKCLQLASESQLVSIAFPLLGTKRHDYPPDLVTEWLTEAVRRYGESNPETSVFKAFIVVRPEDQISAPHN, encoded by the exons ATGACCACAGAGATATCACAGAGCAACATGGGGATACCATTTGACACAAAAATCAATAATACCCCTATGGACATCAACTGCAAAGATAACCATGATAACGGTCAAGACAAg GATAGTGGAATCCAGACACCATCTTCAGCAGATTCTCTAAGACAG GAACCAACCTACCCCGCCGTGAACGACATATCCAGCGGCAACAAGTTCAAGCATCATG TCATCCTTTGTTCGGGAAGTGGGACACGCGAAGCTGAAGCCATTCAAAGTAATCTGAATGTCGACACCGGCAAGGTGCCTATCTCGGTTTGCAATG ACAGAACTGGAGTCTTCAACAACATTCCCCCCTCCGACACAGCGTTGTATATCGTGGTCGATTCTCCCATGtgtgacattctgatgaaaGGACGAAGACTGCCTGACTCTGTTTACGATTTCTTTGAAG AATTTCCGAAGTCTTCCAAGGTCTATTTGAAGAACGCACTCCCTCCACAGGAACACTGGCGATACGACGGTCTGCGGTGCCAGCTACCTCAAGACTGTGTCCGTGAATACAAGGAGGTCTTCATCTCATGTCGCCAGACACCCGACAGAGATGAGGGACATCGTCCAGGAGAATCAGAATCGGGTGCTGAGTCAATGGAGTCGGTAGCTAGTATCGATGACGATGTCgttgatgaggatgaggatgaggatgacaATGATGAAGAGGGGTCTG ATGTCTTCCCCACGGAACATATTCAAATTGGTTCCAACTGTACAATGAACATCACACCTCATCCCTCGGGAGAACTGATGATGAGGCAAGATGGAACACAGAATACCATGAACGTGCAGATAG TTCCTGGAGAAACTATGTCAAAGGTACTTGTGGTGATCAACGCTGAGCCTCTCGACCCTGACTTTGACCGACTTCTTCTGCGTGAAATGACTGGACAGATGGGTGTCATCAACATTAACCTCCAATCCCAGAATGCTCAGGTTGTCCGGTTTAGTCCAGGTTCGGTCATCGTTGAAATTGACCTAAAACCTGGACAGACGGTCGGACCTGAATGGATTAAAACACTACTGGGGAACCTGTTTAATAAGACAGTGAAGTCATGCATACCGACTGGCACAAATCTGAGAGTAGACATCAAGAGCAAAGTCTGCCTTCCTGTACAGAATCTGGAACCATACC TTACAGAGATGTCATCAAACATTCACGAGGGATGTGTGGCCAGACAGAAG TACGAGGAACTCGCCAAAGAATTAGAGGAACTTAGGAAGTCAGATACTT CAGGTCAGAGGTTGTCAGTACACGTCATATCCGGCGACATCACAACGGAGAAG ACGGACGCTATAGTGAACTCAACAAACACGAAGCTAAAACTGTCAGAGGGGAAACTGTCAAAGAGCATCCTGAAAGCTGGTGGGCCATCGATCCAGAAGGAGTGCAGTACCCAGTACCCAGCAGGACTAGAGACAGGTGTTGTAGGCAAAACAGGTGGTGGCTCTCTCGCGTGCGAAAACATTTATCATGTCGTTCTTCCTAACATCTGGAACAACTATGGAAAGGTTGTATATGAG TGTTTCCGAAGCATCATCACCAAGATCCTGCAACAGGCGGACAGTGATGGCCAGCGCGTCATCAGCATTCCTCCTATAGGCACCGGGGAACGTCATTACAAGCCTGACATTGTCGCTGACATCATGTTCGACGTGTGTCGCCGCTTCAGATCAAAATCACTGACGCACGTTCGACTGGTTGTAATGCCTGAATTTGCTGAAGTACATAAG GCATTCATGGCTGTATCCAAGACATATGAACATGAACATTCACACACTGAAAAGGCACCAATGACATCTGAACTGTCCGCTTCTTCATCTAAGGCCTTTATACCTGACGGCAAACAGACAG AGGTCAAAGGCGTGATTGAGGTCATTCCACACACTGGAGACATTACTGCACTTGAG GTTGACGCCGTTGTTAGTTCCACGAATCCATATCTGAACCTGAGGAATGGGGTCTTGTCTATGGCCATCTTAAAGAAAGCAAAGGGTGTCATTGAGGAAGAGCTCAGGGCGAACTACCCCGACGGAATAACTGAAGGGCAGGTCGCCTTCACTAGTGGTGGACAAAGCCAATGGAAGCAGCTCTACTTTACAGTTTTGAGGCAATGGGAGGATTCAGAAGAACTGAAAAAT TCATTCTTCCAAGTGATCATGAAGTGTCTTCAGTTGGCAAGCGAGTCTCAGCTTGTTTCTATCGCCTTCCCACTACTTGGCACCAAGAGGCACGACTATCCTCCTGATCTGGTGACAGAATGGCTGACTGAGGCAGTACGTCGTTATGGGGAGTCGAATCCGGAAACATCTGTGTTTAAAGCTTTCATCGTGGTGAGACCGGAAGACCAAATCAGTGCCCCACATAATTAG
- the LOC137265964 gene encoding protein mono-ADP-ribosyltransferase PARP9-like isoform X1: MTTEISQSNMGIPFDTKINNTPMDINCKDNHDNGQDKDSGIQTPSSADSLRQEPTYPAVNDISSGNKFKHHVILCSGSGTREAEAIQSNLNVDTGKVPISVCNDRTGVFNNIPPSDTALYIVVDSPMCDILMKGRRLPDSVYDFFEEFPKSSKVYLKNALPPQEHWRYDGLRCQLPQDCVREYKEVFISCRQTPDRDEGHRPGESESGAESMESVASIDDDVVDEDEDEDDNDEEGSEDVFPTEHIQIGSNCTMNITPHPSGELMMRQDGTQNTMNVQIVPGETMSKVLVVINAEPLDPDFDRLLLREMTGQMGVININLQSQNAQVVRFSPGSVIVEIDLKPGQTVGPEWIKTLLGNLFNKTVKSCIPTGTNLRVDIKSKVCLPVQNLEPYLTEMSSNIHEGCVARQKYEELAKELEELRKSDTSGQRLSVHVISGDITTEKTDAIVNSTNTKLKLSEGKLSKSILKAGGPSIQKECSTQYPAGLETGVVGKTGGGSLACENIYHVVLPNIWNNYGKVVYECFRSIITKILQQADSDGQRVISIPPIGTGERHYKPDIVADIMFDVCRRFRSKSLTHVRLVVMPEFAEVHKAFMAVSKTYEHEHSHTEKAPMTSELSASSSKAFIPDGKQTEVKGVIEVIPHTGDITALEVDAVVSSTNPYLNLRNGVLSMAILKKAKGVIEEELRANYPDGITEGQVAFTSGGQSQWKQLYFTVLRQWEDSEELKNSFFQVIMKCLQLASESQLVSIAFPLLGTKRHDYPPDLVTEWLTEAVRRYGESNPETSVFKAFIVVRPEDQISAPHN, translated from the exons ATGACCACAGAGATATCACAGAGCAACATGGGGATACCATTTGACACAAAAATCAATAATACCCCTATGGACATCAACTGCAAAGATAACCATGATAACGGTCAAGACAAg GATAGTGGAATCCAGACACCATCTTCAGCAGATTCTCTAAGACAG GAACCAACCTACCCCGCCGTGAACGACATATCCAGCGGCAACAAGTTCAAGCATCATG TCATCCTTTGTTCGGGAAGTGGGACACGCGAAGCTGAAGCCATTCAAAGTAATCTGAATGTCGACACCGGCAAGGTGCCTATCTCGGTTTGCAATG ACAGAACTGGAGTCTTCAACAACATTCCCCCCTCCGACACAGCGTTGTATATCGTGGTCGATTCTCCCATGtgtgacattctgatgaaaGGACGAAGACTGCCTGACTCTGTTTACGATTTCTTTGAAG AATTTCCGAAGTCTTCCAAGGTCTATTTGAAGAACGCACTCCCTCCACAGGAACACTGGCGATACGACGGTCTGCGGTGCCAGCTACCTCAAGACTGTGTCCGTGAATACAAGGAGGTCTTCATCTCATGTCGCCAGACACCCGACAGAGATGAGGGACATCGTCCAGGAGAATCAGAATCGGGTGCTGAGTCAATGGAGTCGGTAGCTAGTATCGATGACGATGTCgttgatgaggatgaggatgaggatgacaATGATGAAGAGGGGTCTG AAGATGTCTTCCCCACGGAACATATTCAAATTGGTTCCAACTGTACAATGAACATCACACCTCATCCCTCGGGAGAACTGATGATGAGGCAAGATGGAACACAGAATACCATGAACGTGCAGATAG TTCCTGGAGAAACTATGTCAAAGGTACTTGTGGTGATCAACGCTGAGCCTCTCGACCCTGACTTTGACCGACTTCTTCTGCGTGAAATGACTGGACAGATGGGTGTCATCAACATTAACCTCCAATCCCAGAATGCTCAGGTTGTCCGGTTTAGTCCAGGTTCGGTCATCGTTGAAATTGACCTAAAACCTGGACAGACGGTCGGACCTGAATGGATTAAAACACTACTGGGGAACCTGTTTAATAAGACAGTGAAGTCATGCATACCGACTGGCACAAATCTGAGAGTAGACATCAAGAGCAAAGTCTGCCTTCCTGTACAGAATCTGGAACCATACC TTACAGAGATGTCATCAAACATTCACGAGGGATGTGTGGCCAGACAGAAG TACGAGGAACTCGCCAAAGAATTAGAGGAACTTAGGAAGTCAGATACTT CAGGTCAGAGGTTGTCAGTACACGTCATATCCGGCGACATCACAACGGAGAAG ACGGACGCTATAGTGAACTCAACAAACACGAAGCTAAAACTGTCAGAGGGGAAACTGTCAAAGAGCATCCTGAAAGCTGGTGGGCCATCGATCCAGAAGGAGTGCAGTACCCAGTACCCAGCAGGACTAGAGACAGGTGTTGTAGGCAAAACAGGTGGTGGCTCTCTCGCGTGCGAAAACATTTATCATGTCGTTCTTCCTAACATCTGGAACAACTATGGAAAGGTTGTATATGAG TGTTTCCGAAGCATCATCACCAAGATCCTGCAACAGGCGGACAGTGATGGCCAGCGCGTCATCAGCATTCCTCCTATAGGCACCGGGGAACGTCATTACAAGCCTGACATTGTCGCTGACATCATGTTCGACGTGTGTCGCCGCTTCAGATCAAAATCACTGACGCACGTTCGACTGGTTGTAATGCCTGAATTTGCTGAAGTACATAAG GCATTCATGGCTGTATCCAAGACATATGAACATGAACATTCACACACTGAAAAGGCACCAATGACATCTGAACTGTCCGCTTCTTCATCTAAGGCCTTTATACCTGACGGCAAACAGACAG AGGTCAAAGGCGTGATTGAGGTCATTCCACACACTGGAGACATTACTGCACTTGAG GTTGACGCCGTTGTTAGTTCCACGAATCCATATCTGAACCTGAGGAATGGGGTCTTGTCTATGGCCATCTTAAAGAAAGCAAAGGGTGTCATTGAGGAAGAGCTCAGGGCGAACTACCCCGACGGAATAACTGAAGGGCAGGTCGCCTTCACTAGTGGTGGACAAAGCCAATGGAAGCAGCTCTACTTTACAGTTTTGAGGCAATGGGAGGATTCAGAAGAACTGAAAAAT TCATTCTTCCAAGTGATCATGAAGTGTCTTCAGTTGGCAAGCGAGTCTCAGCTTGTTTCTATCGCCTTCCCACTACTTGGCACCAAGAGGCACGACTATCCTCCTGATCTGGTGACAGAATGGCTGACTGAGGCAGTACGTCGTTATGGGGAGTCGAATCCGGAAACATCTGTGTTTAAAGCTTTCATCGTGGTGAGACCGGAAGACCAAATCAGTGCCCCACATAATTAG